The genomic DNA TGGCCAACTGCTGCCGCGCCAGCTGCTGTTCGTGGGCGGATCCACCCCGTCCGGGTGCATAGCCCTGTGTGATGCTTCCCGCCACCTTGGGATTCTGTGGAGGAAACTGGCGGGATGTTAGTCAGTGATGTTAGATTCGAAATGGGTTGTTCCTCCTTAAAGATAGGTCAACCTATGAGCTTTTCTTTCCGAAACTTATCCACTTATTCTTCATGGAATACCTTTTAATTTAGTCCGGGTAACAACAACTACtcccaaaataaaatgtttcaaaataaactaaattattgttacgtgaattttaaacttcttgtattaaattaataccacgAAAGTATCACAATAAAACTAATGAGGTTTATTAACAAGACATTAGACTAATGTTTTAGATTCTtcggtatagaaatgaaacaaaaaagtaaaggGGCTATATTATTAAGTGCTGAATTAATGCTTCTTATACTTAAAAAGTTTATCATCAAGGCACACCTATTAAAACtactttcagttttaaagaagTTATTATTGTTTGTAACGGGGTGATTGGTTTCGGAGTTTCAATCTGTTTTAAAGAGATTTCTTAACGAGATTTTAGATTCGGTATGAAACTGCTATTGTATTGGTTTTATTGACCTTGTATTTGAATACATTAATTGAAGTGAAGTACTCGAGGtcataatatttgtttgtaaatttCTATAACATAACAGTTTTTGATAACTTTCATTACAGTAGCACTCCCTAGGAAGCGAACCCGGACTCAAACTCATCAGCTATCGTTGGGTACAGCAGCCGAACCGAAATTGGTTGAAAAAGACGCCACTTAACCATTTATTTGCCATTGCTTGAAGAGACCCACCTGGCTGCTGCTTATCTGCAGGACGTTGGGATGCAGCGAGAGTTCGCTGAGCAGCGGCTTGTAGATGACGCCCTCCGACAGCAGGTGCGGCGGAGGTGGAACGTGGCTCGGTGGCTGGCCGTCGTGCTTGACCTCGATGTGGTAGCGGTCGGGCAGCTTCTCCATGGTCACCTGCGGCTGGGAGGTCTTCACGGAAATGCTGCCGCCGGCTTGGGCCACCAGGTCGGCCTGCGAGATGGCCGGCTGGTCGAGATTGATGTGGAGCACCTGCATCGGCTGGCCTTGCGACGGCGCCTTGGGCGACTGTGAGTCCGGTGGCTTGCTGACCGTGGCGCTGGGCAGCTCCACGTGGTATGCCTGGCGCAAGGGAAGGTTGTAGTTGTAGATGGACGTCGTCGGCGGAGCGGGGGCCGTCTGGTAGAATACCGTGTTTGTGCCCGGATACTGTGCCGTGGTCTCTGGAAGAGAGGGAAATCGGGGGTTCATTGGGGGTTCTGGGCTGCGATCGTTCCGGCGGAGGATCTCGGACTTGGTATTGCGAGTGAGGTGCTTACTGTTCCATGATAATCTAGCATAGTCCGCGGCACGACGGTAGTCATCGTGTTCTGCGAATCGATCGTAAACAAATAACGAAATGAACATAAGTTGTGTGCCTGTGTTGTTAGAGGTTAGTGTGCGCAGTCAAATGAGTTTCTCATGAGCGGGGCGGGGTGTTAGCGAGCAGTTAATCAAGTACAGTGAAAGCTCCGCGGAGCAGATTGTAATATAACGAAAGCCTACCCTCGGATTTCAATAACACAAACTAATGGCgcttaaaaaagataaaatcaTCCCTGTACACTCTCTTGTATCTGTACTTATGATTAAGTTATGGTCTTCTCAATGTTTATCTTTTAAATTCaagttcaaattaaataacttaatcAATCTCTGACGAATGGTAATGGTATGATGCAACAACAGCTTTGTCAATGtaatgttattaatatttaagaatagaTTGAACATATTGGGCTTGGATTAGATTAACCCCATAATCGAATGTTGCAAATCTTACCACAAATCGTGGATATATTCTATGCTCTTGAGAGGGTGAATGCAATTTATAAGTCTAATTTTTATAGGTAATATAGCCAAGTCAAGCAATCTTCTTTAAACAAGGACTCTTAGCATGATGATTAACGTTGTTCTGTCAATTGGTTTGAACTAGAAGCCGCTGCTGAATTAAATCAATAACTAATCAGTCTGTGACATAAGCCAATGTTTGAGTTAAAGAAATCCAACAGGCAGGGTTCGGCCGTTTGCCCTTGGCAGCATTCACTGTACTGGAGCCCCAAGGGCCTCATCCTCGAGCTCGTCCTGGCTTACTCTGCTGGGCGTAGCTGGCCGCGCTCTTGTAGTaagcctgctgctgctggctcgGCGGCGACGGACTCCTGCCCCGTTTTCCTGGCTGTCCACCGGCGGTGGGCTGTCGGGAAAAGAACATCATTAAGAACTGGAGTCGACGGAGGACAGAGGGGACAGACCTTCTGCATCAAcgggtggtgctggtgctggagGCGCAGGGGCGGCAGGAAGACCGGGCCACTGGCCGCCGCCTGCTGGATGGCGAACAGCTCGTTCTCCTTGGCCAGCTTCTTGCGGGTCTCATCCTCGTTGAGCACCTTCTTCAGCTGGACGGTGAGCTGGTGCTTCTGGCTGTGCAGATCGGCCAGTTGCTCGTCCAGGCGGGTGATCTGGTCACGTGTGTCCTCCAACGCCTCCTGGTTCTGGCGCTCCACCTCCTCCCGCTCCTGGCGCAGCCTCTGCTCCTCACACTGCGCCTCGAACTCCTCCTGGCGTCGCTGACGGTCCGAGACGATGAAACCCTTCAGGGCTCCTCGCAGCTTCTCCGCCCGTTCGGCCTTTGCCGCCTGGGCGGCCGCGTTGCTGTTGTTCACCGCTGATGCTGGCGGCATCTTTGTGCTATGCTTAGTTATCTTGCCAATTTTATAAGCGTTTGTGGACAACCGGACGACCGAGGGGCTCCCCAAATGGAATGATCTGGCTCTGACAGTGGGAGGGGGATTGGGTGGACACCGCTGCGGGAAACTCTTGGCGGGCGTCTGGGGGATCTCTGGAAATGCTCGGCGGCGTGCTGCACTCTGTTTTTTGTCGACTTCAGCACGGTTTTTTTGTGGTAAACAATTTGTTGTGTGACTGGGATGTGTCGACCAGTGTTGCCACCTACCGATTAATGGGGTAAGGCTGGCCGGAAAAAAGCCAGTTTCGATACTATGTGACTTGGCAATTTATAGCCCAGTCACACTGGAACATTTTTTCACATTCTGTCAATGCACTTTATTCCCACTCCCATTCGAAAATGTGGtcattcaaaaaataaatgtgaaaaattaaacGTGTAAAAGCTcatgtttttagaaaataaatctGCATTcttaatattgtaaattatgGTTTCCGAGAACCATATTATTGCTCTGCCAAAATAGTCCCAGCCATTATAaacgttttatttataaattagtgAACATTTTGTGTGGCATATTTGAaaactaagttttttttttcagagcGAATCGGAATATcttttaagcaaaaacaaacagatgACGTTAGAAATGAAGTCAATGAATCTCAAATGTGCGCAAGAactgaaataatttttgttggtGTGGCCATTTTTCAATACTCGTAGAGTTGCCGTCAAACATCGATTTATGCATTATCTGAAAATCATCGATGACATCTATGCAAGCATCGATGGCTAGTTGATCGGTTTTCTTACATTCCTATGTTAGTTCATCGTGTTTCTAAcaattatgttaaaaattgACGAATATTGGGCAGCGCTGCGGCAGAGGGAAAGCAGAGTAGAGATGGGAAAACCTTGTTGTTGCCCTGGCCAAACATCGATAAAaccgatgttttgaaaacggGTGCTCCGTGTGAcattacaattacaaaaaaaaaaaatggccaCCCTACAAATTTCATGTGACCAAGTCGCGTTCAAGGAGTAATTCCCGCAGAAACCATCACGTTCCGCTTCATTCGTTGCAATAATCATTCCCATCGCGACAGAAAGAAACCCAGTGCCTGGAGTGAACGTGTGAACGCGATTcggaaaaatcggaaaacacGGAAGACACGGAAAACCTCGGGCCATACGGACTTTGCGGAAATTGTACGGAGACGCGAGAGAAAAGCCGTGAAATGTGTTCAGTTCTTGCGACGAGCAGCCATTAGCCCATCAGTTAGTTACATAGTTAACAAGTGATACAACGTGCCTAAAACGCGACCGCAGAGCGAAAAGAAGTGACGGAGCGGAAGAACCAGCAGCGGAATAATCAACAAAGGCGGCAAACATGGCGAGTGAGTAATATCAGGGCATTTCGTCGCCAGTTAAGGCACCACATATACATAGGTACATATATAACTTACAACAGACTCCGGATTCCTTTTGCgtaatataaacaaatgcaGTGTAGGCAAGTAGTTGTGTGTGCCTATGTGCGGCATTTTATGGGAGCAGTGCAGCATTTACGAGCTGCGAAGACTTCACAATCGCTGCCAGGTGCTCGAAACGGTCGTCGGGAGGGGATGGGATGagaggggaggggaggggagtTTTGCCGGCGGAGGAGGGGGCCTCACGGCTCCCTAGACAAGATGTGTGTTTGCCGGAGACATGTgagaaaaatcaatatttacgCTCCTCCCTTGCACAGTGGGCTGATCGGATTAGGCAGATGCCCTGCTGCAGGGTCACTACTTCCCAATCGGAAGGCCCGCTTTTTATCCTTTAATGGCCCCGGCAATTCTGGCGGGAGTCAAGTGTGGTTTTGAGACAGTGGCCACCACCGCACCAATGGCATAAACCATCCACCCAAGCCACCCACTCCATCGCAGGATTTTGCCGGGTGAGGGTAgggggaaagggaaagggatAGGTAAGGGGGAACTGAGAACTGGGAACAGCAGTGACGACGCATTAATAAATGAGAATATGCCTCCTGCGAGGTGCCAGGTTTACCGGCGTGTCTCAACACTCTTCCCACAGCCCTCACTCACTCGATTCGTTTTATCCCCCCCGGGGGTGACATAGCAAACGAAATGCAAAAGGAATACACTGGGAAAAATAAGGGTTAAACTGATTTTAGACATCATATTAGAAAACATACAActggtaataaaaaaaaattaagtaacttaaataaataaacaattttatacaattaaaaaaaaaaaacaaaaaaatgctcATCGAAATAAAAATCTCATATCGATTAAACATTGctcacaaataaaattaaactgggaatttaattttaaaacatccTTTTATTTGTGTATGAATAAGGTGTCGAGTACTAGGTGATATGCCCTCTAGATTCGCGACAATTGAAGCCAATCATGAAAGGGAGCAGctctaaaactttaaaattcgtGAATGGTACTCGCCTGCCTTctgtatttcttaaaattacgGCTCGTTTTTGTTCGGAAGGAATCCTTTGAAAAATGGGAATTCGAGTCCCATTAAAACCTTAAAGCTACGGGATCACAGTTGCAACAGTTTTTCAGCCTACTAAGATATTATTGCGAACGAATCATACTGTTGATTCATGCAAAGCTCTAATATAGA from Drosophila gunungcola strain Sukarami chromosome 2R unlocalized genomic scaffold, Dgunungcola_SK_2 000012F, whole genome shotgun sequence includes the following:
- the LOC128255918 gene encoding G protein pathway suppressor 2 isoform X1; protein product: MPPASAVNNSNAAAQAAKAERAEKLRGALKGFIVSDRQRRQEEFEAQCEEQRLRQEREEVERQNQEALEDTRDQITRLDEQLADLHSQKHQLTVQLKKVLNEDETRKKLAKENELFAIQQAAASGPVFLPPLRLQHQHHPLMQKPTAGGQPGKRGRSPSPPSQQQQAYYKSAASYAQQKHDDYRRAADYARLSWNKTTAQYPGTNTVFYQTAPAPPTTSIYNYNLPLRQAYHVELPSATVSKPPDSQSPKAPSQGQPMQVLHINLDQPAISQADLVAQAGGSISVKTSQPQVTMEKLPDRYHIEVKHDGQPPSHVPPPPHLLSEGVIYKPLLSELSLHPNVLQISSSQNPKVAGSITQGYAPGRGGSAHEQQLARQQLAMLPGQPGAPSGSVSGSAQPPPGQQMHYTRRLY
- the LOC128255918 gene encoding G protein pathway suppressor 2 isoform X2; the protein is MPPASAVNNSNAAAQAAKAERAEKLRGALKGFIVSDRQRRQEEFEAQCEEQRLRQEREEVERQNQEALEDTRDQITRLDEQLADLHSQKHQLTVQLKKVLNEDETRKKLAKENELFAIQQAAASGPVFLPPLRLQHQHHPLMQKPTAGGQPGKRGRSPSPPSQQQQAYYKSAASYAQQKTTAQYPGTNTVFYQTAPAPPTTSIYNYNLPLRQAYHVELPSATVSKPPDSQSPKAPSQGQPMQVLHINLDQPAISQADLVAQAGGSISVKTSQPQVTMEKLPDRYHIEVKHDGQPPSHVPPPPHLLSEGVIYKPLLSELSLHPNVLQISSSQFPPQNPKVAGSITQGYAPGRGGSAHEQQLARQQLAMLPGQPGAPSGSVSGSAQPPPGQQMHYTRRLY
- the LOC128255918 gene encoding G protein pathway suppressor 2 isoform X3, whose protein sequence is MPPASAVNNSNAAAQAAKAERAEKLRGALKGFIVSDRQRRQEEFEAQCEEQRLRQEREEVERQNQEALEDTRDQITRLDEQLADLHSQKHQLTVQLKKVLNEDETRKKLAKENELFAIQQAAASGPVFLPPLRLQHQHHPLMQKPTAGGQPGKRGRSPSPPSQQQQAYYKSAASYAQQKHDDYRRAADYARLSWNKTTAQYPGTNTVFYQTAPAPPTTSIYNYNLPLRQAYHVELPSATVSKPPDSQSPKAPSQGQPMQVLHINLDQPAISQADLVAQAGGSISVKTSQPQVTMEKLPDRYHIEVKHDGQPPSHVPPPPHLLSEGVIYKPLLSELSLHPNVLQISSSQFPPQNPKVAGSITQGYAPGRGGSAHEQQLARQQLAMLPGQPGAPSGSVSGSAQPPPGQQMHYTRRLY